Proteins from one Entomospira culicis genomic window:
- the dcuC gene encoding C4-dicarboxylate transporter DcuC, whose amino-acid sequence MNLSMILLGVALSLLVIGLIRGLEISVWLILIASSLLYAGHLLGLIDKDPMAIILISIKNSFHNIALIIMMLFGYSHYMQRIGANQALITLVSRPLMKLRQPYILLIALFLLASLLSLVITSAAALAILLLSTFYPILKKVGISKPAIAAVIVSATGILPSPLAVETHLSAQALNLSINDYIALSYTITLPMLFAMAITHGIWQYRQDKALQKLDLQEKNFQTEESITPIQWFLAPLPFLPLILFTFYALVVKEQEVDIMAMLFMALGIAWIVDLFLNRSLKIATQHLAHIWQGMATGLIQVGSIVISAGLFVQAIKELGIIEQMLQLMQAQQLPAIALIFLLMMSIIFVALISGSGLALYFGLAPFVPLFADISGVEGWKLATLLEVTAHTSRTFSILAAVMIVTSKQLDISLRAIMHRTYPAVLMAWGILILHLFLHS is encoded by the coding sequence ATGAATCTATCCATGATACTCTTAGGTGTAGCGTTATCTCTTTTGGTGATAGGATTAATACGAGGTTTAGAGATAAGTGTTTGGTTAATCTTAATAGCCTCAAGCTTGCTTTATGCTGGGCATCTGTTGGGTCTTATCGACAAGGATCCGATGGCGATTATTTTAATATCGATAAAAAATAGCTTTCATAATATCGCCCTCATTATTATGATGCTCTTTGGCTACAGCCACTACATGCAACGTATCGGGGCGAATCAAGCGCTTATCACCCTCGTGAGTAGGCCGTTGATGAAACTTAGACAACCCTACATCCTGCTCATCGCGCTTTTTCTCTTAGCCAGTCTGCTCTCCTTGGTGATTACCAGTGCAGCAGCCCTTGCAATATTGCTTCTCAGTACCTTCTATCCGATTCTGAAAAAAGTGGGCATCAGTAAGCCAGCAATTGCTGCGGTTATCGTTAGCGCTACGGGTATTCTACCCAGCCCCCTTGCGGTGGAGACGCACCTCTCGGCACAGGCACTTAATCTTAGTATCAACGACTATATCGCACTTAGCTATACAATCACCCTACCGATGCTCTTTGCTATGGCTATCACGCATGGTATCTGGCAGTATCGACAAGATAAAGCATTACAAAAATTAGATTTACAAGAAAAAAATTTCCAAACAGAAGAGTCAATTACGCCAATCCAATGGTTTCTTGCGCCGTTGCCCTTTCTCCCCTTGATTCTCTTCACTTTCTACGCCCTCGTCGTCAAAGAGCAAGAAGTTGATATCATGGCAATGCTCTTTATGGCGTTGGGTATTGCCTGGATCGTAGACCTCTTTCTTAACCGATCCCTCAAAATCGCCACCCAACATCTGGCTCACATCTGGCAAGGCATGGCGACGGGATTAATACAAGTTGGCTCCATCGTGATCAGCGCGGGGCTCTTTGTCCAAGCCATTAAGGAGCTAGGCATCATCGAGCAAATGCTCCAGCTTATGCAAGCACAACAGCTCCCAGCTATTGCCCTAATCTTCCTTCTCATGATGAGCATTATCTTTGTAGCGCTCATCAGCGGGAGTGGCTTGGCGCTCTACTTTGGTCTAGCGCCTTTTGTTCCGCTCTTTGCCGACATTTCAGGCGTTGAGGGGTGGAAATTAGCCACGCTCCTTGAAGTTACCGCGCACACCAGCCGTACCTTTTCGATCCTGGCGGCGGTCATGATTGTTACCAGCAAACAGTTAGATATCTCCTTGCGCGCCATCATGCACCGCACCTACCCAGCGGTACTTATGGCGTGGGGAATTTTGATCTTACACCTCTTTCTTCACTCCTAA
- a CDS encoding MFS transporter, translated as MPNKLFYRSFAGVLLVGLLQTQVGGIIGQYLSLFYTDVMHFDLTFVKWVLVIAIMWDALNEPIEGLIIDNIKHTRWGKYRKISFFGNIFLAIFTIALFWMPFGWSLQQKMVYAFVLNILWRVAYSFVPLMPLTAGITANPRLRIWVANGQRLLILGVGLLVAQFYPVVSYFGEASMEVGFRYAIVIYVLPLFLFSFLGSWLIREPQSSASLEKFRYRDFFGVLKKNRPFRIFLIFALLNSLIMPFMNVGFIYYVKYQLGEEAIGGLFRLAMIGFATGVALSGILARYVERKILLSLTYALLITIFILFFFSMQGMQTLIYPLYGAINLLLGIALVVNSTLQMEIIDYHEFSFHERPAAIISSITQFIEKAQWAVASWVTLSVLKWSGFEPNVAMTQETLWSLALVIFMLPAIFSLFTLITLQFYPITYREMEEIGHHFEQKRRD; from the coding sequence ATGCCAAATAAATTGTTTTATCGTAGTTTTGCGGGAGTGCTCTTGGTGGGGTTATTACAGACCCAAGTAGGAGGGATTATTGGGCAGTATTTGTCGCTTTTTTACACCGATGTTATGCATTTCGACTTAACCTTTGTGAAGTGGGTATTGGTTATTGCGATTATGTGGGACGCACTTAACGAACCGATTGAAGGGCTGATTATTGATAATATTAAGCACACGCGCTGGGGAAAGTATCGTAAAATTAGCTTTTTCGGCAATATTTTTTTGGCAATATTTACCATTGCTCTCTTTTGGATGCCTTTTGGTTGGAGCTTACAGCAAAAGATGGTGTACGCGTTTGTTTTGAATATTTTATGGCGCGTAGCCTACAGCTTTGTTCCTTTAATGCCTTTGACGGCGGGAATTACGGCGAATCCTAGGTTGCGTATCTGGGTGGCGAATGGTCAGCGCCTTTTGATTTTAGGCGTAGGGCTGTTGGTGGCGCAATTTTATCCTGTCGTCAGTTATTTTGGTGAGGCGAGTATGGAGGTTGGATTTCGCTATGCGATTGTGATTTATGTGCTTCCATTGTTTTTATTCTCTTTTTTGGGAAGTTGGTTGATTCGTGAACCACAAAGTAGCGCATCGTTGGAGAAATTTCGTTATCGAGATTTTTTTGGTGTGCTCAAAAAGAATCGTCCTTTTCGCATTTTTTTGATCTTTGCATTGCTCAACAGCTTGATTATGCCCTTTATGAATGTCGGGTTTATCTACTATGTGAAGTATCAGTTGGGCGAAGAGGCGATTGGCGGTCTCTTTCGTCTTGCGATGATTGGCTTTGCTACGGGCGTGGCGTTATCGGGGATTTTGGCGCGTTACGTGGAGCGTAAGATTTTATTAAGTTTAACTTATGCATTACTTATAACGATATTTATTCTCTTTTTCTTCTCGATGCAAGGCATGCAAACGTTGATTTATCCGCTATATGGTGCGATTAATTTATTACTAGGTATTGCTTTGGTGGTGAATTCGACTTTACAGATGGAGATCATCGATTACCATGAATTCTCTTTTCATGAACGTCCGGCGGCGATCATTAGTTCGATTACCCAGTTTATCGAGAAGGCGCAGTGGGCGGTTGCTAGCTGGGTTACCTTGAGCGTTTTAAAGTGGAGTGGCTTTGAGCCAAATGTGGCAATGACGCAAGAGACACTTTGGAGCTTAGCCTTAGTCATCTTTATGTTACCTGCCATTTTCAGCCTTTTTACATTGATTACCTTGCAGTTTTACCCGATAACTTATCGAGAGATGGAGGAAATTGGTCATCATTTTGAACAAAAGCGTAGAGATTAG